From Mercenaria mercenaria strain notata chromosome 17, MADL_Memer_1, whole genome shotgun sequence, the proteins below share one genomic window:
- the LOC123536183 gene encoding uncharacterized protein LOC123536183 — protein sequence MVMDLQSVLLILLFGPGNLILCNDVQYCPEGKFQPVEGGPCKECSRCPENQIVRETCWQQRDTVCGTFTDFQLFHRENDLDILHVDSEANNLNKERDAYATSSWQTASIAMIVLLSVTTVICAVLIGTVCYRCRRDSKDGLMIYVDKDSAESPSPGCSDAVSRCSASTDDIIKASPKQEHRLRSNSNVNESRNEKHPRRNHKIQQFEITEKKPNT from the exons ATGGTGATGGATCTGCAGTCTGTGCTCCTCATCCTTTTATTCGGACCCGGAAATTTGATTCTGTGTAACGATGTGCAGTATTGTCCGGAAGGAAAGTTCCAGCCGGTAGAGGGCGGCCCTTGCAAGGAGTGTTCTCGTTGTCCCGAGAACCAGATAGTGCGCGAGACTTGTTGGCAACAGAGAGACACCGTGTGTGGCACTTTTACAGATTTTCAACTATTTCATCGCGAAAATGACTTGgatattttacatgttgacaGCGAagcaaataatttgaacaaggaGAGGGACGCTTACGCGACAAGTTCTTGGCAGACTGCCAGCATAGCGATGATAGTGCTATTGTCGGTCACTACAGTGATTTGCGCTGTATTAATTGGAACCGTCTGCTACAGATGCCGTCGTGATAGCAAGGATGGCCTGATGATTTACGTTGACAAAG attctgCGGAATCACCTTCTCCCGGATGCAGCGATGCAGTGTCACGGTGTTCTGCGAGCACCGATGACATCATCAAAGCATCTCCGAAGCAAGAGCACAGACTACGGTCAAACAGCAATGTAAACGAAAGCAGAAATGAAAAACACCCCAGACGTAACCACAAGATTCAACAATTCGAAATAACAGAAAAGAAACCTAATACATGA
- the LOC123536184 gene encoding tetraspanin-3-like: protein MRKKASGRTLKKFLAIFNVIFWFAGVGFLGLGIWLYLTLQDFRAAIEHAHFILPAYLLIISGGAVVIFGVIGCIAIFAESRCLLAFYWVCIIFVLAADVATCVKSFFLNDEVESHVTYRLNVTSMYKYIYDEDMTDAIDTLQQKYECCGVRNYSDWSGTSYNKRARSLLTKGIHPYPESCCRDNNSCSLLLSSNPDIFIQGCLYPVVNQMRLILSLVGWSTLAISAYLVIESFMVCCFRVAVSR, encoded by the exons ATGAGGAAAAAGGCATCTGGCAGAACGCTGAAGAAATTTTTGGCTATATTTAACGTAATATTCTGG TTTGCAGGTGTGGGATTTCTTGGACTTGGTATTTGGTTGTACTTAACTTTACAAGATTTTCGAGCTGCCATTGAGCATGCGCACTTCATTCTTCCGGCTTATCTACTCATAATTTCCGGCGGAGCTGTTGTGATATTTGGAGTGATTGGGTGTATAGCGATTTTTGCTGAAAGCAGATGTCTGTTAGCATTT TACTGGGTGTGCATAATTTTTGTATTAGCTGCGGATGTAGCAACATGCGTGAAATCATTCTTTTTAAATGACGag GTAGAATCTCATGTTACATACAGACTTAATGTGACGtcaatgtataaatatatatatgatgaaGATATGACTGACGCCATAGATACGTTACAACAAAAG TACGAATGTTGTGGTGTTAGAAACTATAGCGATTGGTCAGGAACTTCCTACAATAAAAGAGCCCGTAGTCTGCTCACTAAAGGAATCCACCCGTACCCTGAATCCTGCTGTAGGGACAATAACAGCTGCAGTCTGTTGCTGTCAAGTAATCCAGATATATTCATCCAG GGATGTTTATATCCAGTAGTTAATCAAATGAGGCTGATATTATCTTTGGTTGGCTGGTCCACCCTTGCAATATCTGCGTATCTG gtaATAGAGAGTTTCATGGTGTGCTGTTTCCGCGTTGCCGTCTCACGGTAG